The following coding sequences are from one Luteolibacter arcticus window:
- a CDS encoding CBS domain-containing protein, with product MENPLSDVLRHKGSRVSHVAPECTVQEAVRQMNSERVGALLVMCDDIIVGIFTERDLLRRVVAEDRSPAATRVGDVMTSEVVVVKPNRTVGEAMQVVTEKRVRHLPVVEDGRLLGIISSGDLTRWTVAEKEGLIHSLMDYIQGTYPA from the coding sequence ATGGAAAACCCTCTGTCAGACGTGCTGCGGCACAAGGGGAGCCGTGTCAGCCATGTGGCACCCGAATGCACCGTTCAGGAGGCGGTGCGGCAAATGAACAGCGAGCGGGTCGGCGCCCTGCTCGTGATGTGCGACGATATCATTGTCGGGATCTTTACCGAGCGCGACCTGCTCCGCCGCGTGGTCGCCGAGGACCGCAGTCCGGCCGCCACCCGGGTCGGGGACGTCATGACTTCCGAGGTGGTCGTGGTGAAGCCGAACCGCACGGTGGGCGAGGCGATGCAGGTCGTGACCGAGAAGCGGGTCCGGCACCTGCCCGTGGTCGAGGACGGCCGCCTGCTTGGCATCATTTCCAGCGGCGACCTGACGCGCTGGACGGTGGCCGAGAAGGAAGGCCTGATTCACTCGCTGATGGACTATATCCAAGGGACGTATCCTGCGTGA
- a CDS encoding phosphatidylinositol-specific phospholipase C1-like protein: MRFSLLACLLPTLAMAGPRLNEIQALGSHNSYHLAPPEALLGTLKAFNKNANAWNYSHPPLSAQLDAGLRQFELDIFSDEKGGLFAEPLGLKLAGLRDTKLPPHDPTGLLKKPGTKVLHVPDVDCWSNTPLLTGGLAEMLAWSDQHPRHLSVMILIECKDQPQPPLPTKPETFTRERLLALEKEILSVIPAGRLLRPDDVRGSSPTLREAVLKNGWPDVDTLRGKFLFCLDNTDAIRSRYLEGNPSLEGRLMFASAPDKTHPAAAWFKCNDPIRQFDEIQGLVKDGFLVRTRANVNKPSATMRDKAFASGAQWVSTDYFAGPDKIAFPEDRTVRGNPVLGKAEAKIDP, from the coding sequence ATGCGCTTCTCCCTCCTCGCCTGCTTGCTCCCGACCCTCGCCATGGCCGGACCGCGGCTGAACGAGATCCAGGCACTGGGCAGCCACAATTCCTACCACCTAGCCCCGCCCGAGGCACTGCTCGGCACGCTGAAGGCCTTCAACAAGAACGCCAACGCATGGAATTACTCGCACCCGCCGCTCTCCGCCCAACTCGACGCCGGCCTGCGCCAGTTCGAACTCGATATCTTCTCGGACGAAAAAGGCGGGCTCTTTGCCGAGCCGCTCGGCCTGAAACTCGCCGGTCTCCGCGACACCAAGCTGCCCCCTCACGACCCCACCGGCCTCCTCAAGAAGCCCGGTACGAAAGTCCTGCACGTGCCCGATGTCGATTGCTGGAGCAACACCCCCCTCCTGACCGGCGGTCTCGCAGAAATGCTCGCATGGTCCGACCAACACCCGCGCCACCTGTCGGTGATGATCCTCATCGAGTGCAAGGACCAGCCGCAACCACCGCTGCCGACCAAGCCGGAAACCTTCACCCGCGAACGGCTGTTAGCCTTGGAAAAAGAGATCCTTTCCGTGATCCCCGCCGGCCGACTGCTACGGCCCGATGACGTCCGCGGCAGCTCCCCCACCCTTCGCGAGGCCGTGCTCAAAAACGGCTGGCCAGACGTGGACACCCTGCGCGGCAAGTTCCTCTTCTGCCTGGACAATACCGACGCGATCCGCAGCCGCTACCTGGAAGGCAATCCTTCCCTCGAAGGCCGCCTCATGTTCGCCAGCGCGCCCGACAAAACCCACCCCGCCGCGGCATGGTTCAAGTGCAATGACCCCATCCGCCAGTTCGACGAGATCCAAGGTCTCGTGAAAGACGGCTTCCTCGTCCGCACCCGCGCCAACGTCAACAAGCCGTCCGCCACGATGCGCGACAAGGCCTTCGCCAGCGGGGCCCAATGGGTCAGCACCGACTACTTCGCCGGACCCGACAAGATCGCCTTTCCTGAAGACCGCACCGTTCGCGGAAATCCCGTGCTGGGTAAGGCCGAGGCGAAAATCGATCCCTGA
- a CDS encoding BrnA antitoxin family protein encodes MQPIARWSDIPIFDDEEAEARFWETHELEARLMSGSIHEPDSRESTTITLRFDPRMLSRIKRIARSRFLNYQSMMKQWLAERLEDELRKQ; translated from the coding sequence ATGCAGCCCATCGCCCGCTGGTCGGACATCCCGATCTTTGACGACGAAGAAGCCGAAGCCCGCTTCTGGGAAACCCATGAACTGGAGGCCCGGCTCATGTCCGGCTCCATCCATGAGCCCGACTCGCGTGAATCCACGACCATCACGCTGCGCTTCGACCCGCGCATGCTGTCCCGCATCAAGCGCATCGCCCGCTCACGCTTCCTCAATTACCAGTCGATGATGAAGCAGTGGCTGGCCGAGCGGCTCGAGGACGAGCTGCGCAAGCAGTAA
- a CDS encoding DnaJ C-terminal domain-containing protein, protein MAVKFRDYYEVLGVPRDASKDDIRKAFRKLARTHHPDVATSKEGAEERFKEINEAYEVLGDEEKRKKYDAFGQQWKHGEGFTPPPDSGGYGGWEGGDAGDSYHFEGTGFSDFFENFFGSRAGRGGFTRGGSTAGSSRPRRGRDIESEILVTLEEVMSGAERTLVIQPQHHGHPEGRRTVTIRIPKGVTEGQLIRAAGLGEPGSSGGEPGDLFLHVRLERHPDYRAVEHDLYLDLRLAPWEAVLGATVPVRTPHGETRIKVPAGTEQGTEFRLSGKGLPKGKTGEFGHLFAVAQVVMPATVTEDEKRHWQALAAASKFNPR, encoded by the coding sequence ATGGCCGTGAAATTCCGAGACTATTACGAGGTGCTGGGAGTCCCGCGCGATGCGAGCAAGGACGACATTCGCAAGGCCTTCCGCAAGTTGGCGCGGACGCACCATCCCGACGTGGCGACTTCAAAGGAGGGCGCGGAAGAACGCTTCAAGGAGATCAACGAGGCCTACGAGGTGCTCGGCGATGAGGAGAAGCGCAAGAAGTACGACGCCTTCGGTCAACAATGGAAGCACGGGGAAGGCTTCACGCCGCCACCGGACAGCGGCGGCTATGGTGGCTGGGAGGGCGGCGACGCGGGGGACAGCTATCACTTCGAAGGCACGGGCTTCAGCGACTTCTTCGAGAACTTCTTCGGCAGCCGCGCGGGTCGTGGTGGATTTACGCGAGGCGGTTCCACCGCTGGCAGCTCGCGGCCGCGGCGCGGTCGCGACATCGAGTCGGAGATCCTGGTCACGCTGGAGGAGGTGATGTCCGGGGCCGAGCGGACGCTGGTGATCCAACCGCAACATCACGGCCATCCGGAGGGGCGGCGGACGGTCACGATCCGCATCCCGAAGGGCGTGACCGAAGGCCAGTTGATCCGTGCCGCCGGCTTGGGCGAGCCGGGAAGCTCCGGTGGTGAGCCGGGTGACCTCTTCCTCCACGTCCGCTTGGAACGACACCCCGACTACCGGGCGGTGGAGCACGACCTCTATCTGGACCTTCGCCTTGCGCCGTGGGAAGCGGTGCTCGGTGCCACCGTGCCGGTGCGCACGCCGCACGGCGAGACGCGCATCAAGGTGCCGGCGGGAACCGAGCAGGGCACCGAATTCCGCCTTTCCGGCAAGGGATTGCCCAAGGGCAAGACCGGGGAGTTCGGCCATCTCTTTGCGGTTGCCCAGGTGGTGATGCCCGCGACCGTGACCGAAGACGAAAAGCGCCACTGGCAGGCGCTTGCCGCTGCCTCGAAATTCAACCCGCGCTAG
- a CDS encoding chaperone modulator CbpM: MNSDSEPADGELLDLEAASRLCGLPSEMIVEFTRTKVISVVRGGEPESLAFDSVCLHRLRKIEALHHDLSMTPKSIHFVMDLLDRLESAERELRMMRERLR, from the coding sequence ATGAATTCCGACTCCGAACCAGCTGATGGCGAATTGCTAGACCTTGAAGCGGCCTCCCGTCTTTGTGGCCTTCCTTCTGAAATGATCGTCGAATTCACCCGGACCAAGGTCATTTCCGTGGTCCGTGGCGGTGAGCCGGAAAGTCTCGCCTTCGACTCTGTCTGTCTTCATCGGCTGCGGAAAATTGAAGCTCTGCATCACGATTTGAGCATGACCCCGAAGTCGATCCACTTCGTCATGGATCTGCTCGACCGCTTGGAATCTGCAGAGCGGGAGTTGCGGATGATGCGCGAGCGCTTGCGATGA
- a CDS encoding c-type cytochrome: MKPVCPRLAAILLALAGPLAGASPFFDPGVPVHATPVDAGVSGIIARGLLIRTGGDGWVVFDQDLLRPALWFQAPAGKPPVSLVMMSQASWEKATQKGGVKPPVPTAPGLALSPALPGVGATPDALLKDPRPTFGNDPGRGGLESSGRRFLGYHLAGDAGVLSYQCGETVVREWYEGDRSNLSRHLAAAAGGEMLFLVTAGDFEVKGSTATSPALQVSANHPGVKLEARDGHLVARLAASKQERRVSLSYGSDRTGAAGKTPAAPVAYPPRWKQGIDTRISESARSGPGWVLDKVGLPEGNPWKRRVRPADIVFLTPEEAAVVTFEGDVWRVDLAGGRVRWTRIAAGLSEPLSIEQVKGVVQIHTRNGLVRLRDLNNDGETDFYENHSSLLLQTAGLRGYPLDMEVDDEGNTWASTGGIVTDDRALTNKPSPNPHTGAIVKVSADGKSVTVVGKHAREPFFGRDPQNGHLVMSEQQGHWEPSSGSFPVPEGASFGFGYADASNITPPAVWIPHDQDTSSSSPMWLRGTAFKPWEGGILQLSYGTGRLFLVRHGDGWPAKEGAVIPLGIDTGIPVLHARTHPADGSIWLAGFRIYDSGAPDLQALARLRPAKEPLAAPVDARVVKEGVVISFATPVEPSSVKADGVQAKEWQYRRSGGYGSPRLKRDGKQGVDPVATGGTFLSKDGKSVFIHIPDLRPTMQLEISHRFYVKGGKDEPRSLFFTVASPPPAAWATLGFEVPKLDPAAASVHGSATANATPTVELGKELSTRYGCIACHSLDGAKEGHSGPTWKALYGSERRFTKGTPRKADDAYLIESMLDPGKAIVEGFSLGMGSYAGVLSESEMQSIVLFIKSLK, translated from the coding sequence ATGAAACCCGTTTGCCCGCGGCTTGCCGCCATCCTGCTTGCCCTTGCCGGGCCGCTGGCGGGAGCGTCGCCGTTTTTCGATCCGGGGGTGCCAGTCCATGCCACGCCGGTGGATGCGGGGGTTTCGGGAATCATCGCGCGCGGCCTTTTGATCCGCACGGGCGGCGACGGCTGGGTGGTATTCGACCAGGATCTGCTCCGCCCGGCGCTGTGGTTCCAGGCTCCGGCGGGAAAGCCGCCGGTCTCGCTGGTGATGATGTCCCAGGCCTCGTGGGAAAAGGCGACGCAAAAGGGTGGCGTGAAGCCGCCGGTGCCGACGGCTCCGGGGTTGGCACTGTCGCCGGCCCTGCCAGGCGTCGGAGCGACTCCCGATGCCCTGCTCAAGGATCCCCGGCCCACCTTTGGCAATGACCCGGGTCGCGGGGGGCTGGAAAGCAGCGGCCGCCGTTTTCTGGGCTACCATCTCGCGGGCGACGCCGGCGTGCTCTCCTACCAATGTGGTGAAACGGTGGTCCGCGAGTGGTACGAGGGGGATCGTAGCAATCTCAGCCGCCATCTTGCCGCGGCCGCGGGAGGAGAAATGCTTTTCCTGGTGACTGCCGGTGATTTCGAGGTCAAGGGCAGCACCGCCACCTCACCTGCCCTGCAGGTTTCCGCGAACCACCCCGGCGTGAAACTGGAAGCGCGCGATGGTCATCTAGTCGCCCGCTTGGCCGCTTCGAAACAGGAACGCCGGGTCTCCCTGAGCTACGGCTCGGATCGTACCGGCGCGGCAGGCAAAACCCCGGCGGCACCGGTTGCCTATCCGCCGCGCTGGAAGCAGGGAATCGACACGCGCATCAGCGAGTCCGCGCGCTCGGGCCCCGGCTGGGTGCTCGACAAGGTCGGCCTGCCGGAGGGCAACCCGTGGAAGCGCCGCGTGCGCCCGGCCGATATCGTCTTCCTGACGCCCGAGGAAGCCGCGGTGGTCACCTTCGAGGGTGACGTCTGGCGCGTCGATCTCGCCGGGGGGCGGGTTCGCTGGACGCGCATCGCCGCCGGCTTGTCCGAGCCTTTGTCGATCGAGCAGGTGAAGGGGGTGGTGCAGATCCACACCCGCAATGGCTTGGTTCGCCTGCGCGATCTCAACAACGACGGCGAGACCGACTTCTACGAGAACCATAGTAGCTTGCTCCTCCAGACCGCCGGTCTGCGCGGCTACCCGCTGGACATGGAAGTCGATGACGAGGGCAACACGTGGGCATCCACCGGCGGGATTGTCACCGACGACCGCGCGCTGACCAACAAGCCATCGCCGAACCCGCACACCGGGGCGATCGTCAAGGTCTCCGCCGATGGCAAAAGCGTGACGGTGGTCGGCAAGCATGCCCGCGAGCCGTTTTTCGGCCGCGACCCGCAGAACGGGCATCTCGTGATGTCCGAGCAGCAGGGCCACTGGGAGCCGTCGTCCGGGAGCTTTCCGGTACCGGAGGGAGCCTCGTTCGGTTTCGGCTATGCGGATGCTTCGAATATCACGCCGCCGGCAGTGTGGATTCCGCATGATCAGGACACCTCGTCCTCGTCGCCGATGTGGCTGCGCGGCACCGCATTCAAGCCCTGGGAGGGTGGAATCCTGCAGCTCTCCTACGGCACGGGCCGGCTCTTCCTCGTGCGTCACGGTGATGGCTGGCCGGCGAAGGAAGGGGCGGTGATCCCGCTCGGCATCGACACCGGGATTCCCGTGCTCCATGCCCGAACGCATCCGGCGGATGGCTCCATCTGGCTCGCCGGTTTCCGCATCTACGACTCCGGCGCGCCGGACCTGCAGGCGTTGGCACGGTTGCGGCCGGCGAAGGAGCCGCTCGCCGCACCGGTGGATGCGCGGGTGGTGAAGGAAGGGGTGGTCATATCCTTCGCCACGCCGGTGGAGCCGTCCTCAGTGAAGGCCGATGGGGTTCAGGCGAAGGAGTGGCAGTACCGGCGTAGCGGTGGCTACGGCTCGCCCCGTCTCAAGCGCGATGGCAAGCAAGGGGTCGATCCCGTGGCGACCGGCGGCACCTTCCTTTCGAAGGATGGCAAGAGCGTCTTCATCCACATCCCGGACCTCAGGCCGACGATGCAGCTCGAGATCTCCCACCGCTTTTACGTGAAGGGGGGCAAGGACGAGCCGCGTTCGTTGTTTTTCACCGTGGCCTCACCACCGCCCGCCGCATGGGCAACGCTGGGCTTCGAGGTGCCGAAGCTGGATCCCGCCGCCGCGAGCGTCCATGGCAGCGCGACCGCGAATGCCACGCCGACCGTGGAGCTCGGCAAGGAGCTGTCCACCCGCTACGGCTGCATCGCCTGCCACTCGCTTGATGGCGCGAAGGAAGGCCACAGCGGGCCGACTTGGAAGGCGCTCTACGGTTCTGAGCGCCGCTTCACTAAAGGCACGCCACGCAAGGCCGACGATGCCTATCTGATCGAGTCGATGCTGGACCCGGGCAAGGCCATTGTGGAGGGCTTCTCGCTCGGGATGGGCAGCTATGCCGGCGTGCTGAGCGAATCGGAAATGCAGAGTATCGTGCTCTTCATCAAGTCGCTGAAGTGA
- a CDS encoding thrombospondin type 3 repeat-containing protein, protein MTPRLHQDSISKTFPNPLVMMIILRLSLVALLLLFPVLRAEVGVFVPPDPTPKTRLERIELEPGRPFDCLVVETIPGVSYAIEASDDLLQWERLGDPHFGLGHEIVTPIIERVVVTPPEEPDPDPSPSGPPERFVSLLLRPATTGGLIASFHSLDSEGTVVRHFPELELSQEWQQVPLFVSSYFSGHTFAIWRPGAALPPPATPLPALGPKDQTALEIFEAHFADMDLEVQQSVARSRNQPPPPPSAPGSRRFFRVKGDAGGDADGDGTPDWLELAVAAAGGEDAAFGDPFNADADGNGTPDGQEKDADEDGIVDTVDAAPGDNAVQWQKGDHLLFALFPVTGTGAIAHVNDQGDVLYRESVWHNGAPLALNPASGALLSDCYAIGIGDNGFILGIGDIDPPGDAGVSKTHCMVTWPVAGGDPMPLKIGENYLVPVAHALPGGEAHVGFPAPSDMNVNPDGKFVANLGALVSGPGSGGTYFTVQVDREAEAPRQIWQGTAGSPTVTQVAAAGEQTVWIASNGLECGTDDLGRFKAGDHVFNGPYSRVAKLPGGGLGAFADSALKPFFLDSSDSTWKENGTLKSAVDFSSEGRFALQPSWNVWLSDFDIRPGHEMAPGLPGAWRGMGVRFADTTRHGWTLTLKSDENAPLEAMLGVPLRLSTDTPASGLDSQSAAASDGSPYSAVLRAGNKDEFWIMVPAGGSTTVRVKSTASAAVPIVIDQTGAVTTDPASLTSADQTIALSAPASAHGQEFALSLKIGAVPSASVPIRVKVMKPRVVNVSVRPLKRPNFTETNPPSNLPPLPTELEMETYLNGVFQSQVGVTFNVIPKDESEMAADPGQSLDPVTVPQTTLDAIVAGKTEGHIQIFVTGGYASLGTPSQTNPSLGGWTPDGGDGGGTKIWLPVRALVGGDAAGKERWLNSLAHETGHVFWGEGHPNDKSNPGMAALPGTDLTLRLMYTYQGSGAPPKLIVKAEWDEAEGWLERNVRDEED, encoded by the coding sequence TTGACTCCAAGATTGCATCAGGATTCTATATCAAAGACTTTTCCGAATCCCCTTGTGATGATGATCATCTTGCGTCTTAGCCTCGTTGCGCTTCTTTTGCTCTTTCCAGTTCTTCGTGCCGAGGTAGGGGTTTTCGTTCCACCTGATCCGACTCCGAAAACTCGACTGGAACGGATCGAACTGGAGCCCGGACGTCCCTTCGACTGTCTGGTGGTGGAAACCATTCCGGGTGTCTCGTATGCGATCGAAGCTTCTGATGACCTGCTCCAGTGGGAAAGACTCGGGGATCCCCATTTCGGCCTCGGGCATGAGATTGTGACACCAATAATTGAGCGCGTCGTGGTGACTCCTCCGGAAGAACCGGATCCGGATCCATCGCCCTCCGGACCTCCTGAGCGGTTCGTCTCCCTCCTCCTGCGCCCGGCAACTACCGGCGGCTTGATTGCTTCCTTCCATTCACTGGACTCTGAGGGGACGGTAGTCCGTCATTTTCCGGAACTCGAGCTATCGCAGGAATGGCAGCAAGTGCCCCTTTTCGTCTCCTCTTACTTTTCCGGCCACACCTTCGCCATTTGGCGTCCTGGTGCAGCACTCCCTCCACCGGCCACGCCGCTTCCGGCACTTGGCCCGAAGGATCAGACCGCGCTTGAGATCTTTGAAGCTCACTTCGCGGACATGGATCTGGAGGTTCAGCAGAGCGTTGCGAGATCTCGAAATCAGCCGCCTCCGCCTCCGTCTGCCCCCGGAAGCAGACGCTTCTTCCGGGTCAAAGGAGATGCTGGGGGCGATGCCGATGGGGACGGCACGCCGGACTGGCTGGAGCTTGCCGTGGCCGCTGCGGGTGGGGAGGATGCTGCTTTCGGCGATCCCTTCAATGCCGACGCCGATGGCAACGGCACACCGGACGGTCAGGAGAAGGATGCCGACGAGGACGGGATCGTTGATACTGTCGATGCCGCTCCTGGCGACAATGCTGTCCAATGGCAGAAAGGTGATCATCTCCTCTTCGCGCTCTTTCCGGTCACCGGCACCGGTGCCATCGCCCATGTGAATGACCAGGGCGACGTGCTCTATCGGGAATCGGTTTGGCACAATGGCGCTCCGCTCGCTCTCAATCCCGCGAGTGGAGCCCTGCTTTCGGATTGCTACGCCATCGGCATTGGCGACAACGGTTTCATTCTGGGCATCGGCGATATCGATCCTCCGGGGGATGCCGGCGTGTCGAAAACCCATTGCATGGTGACTTGGCCGGTGGCGGGAGGTGACCCGATGCCCCTGAAAATCGGAGAAAACTATCTGGTCCCGGTGGCGCATGCGTTGCCCGGCGGAGAGGCGCATGTCGGTTTCCCGGCTCCCTCCGACATGAACGTCAACCCCGACGGGAAGTTTGTCGCTAATCTGGGGGCGCTGGTCTCCGGTCCTGGATCCGGCGGCACTTACTTCACAGTGCAGGTGGATCGCGAGGCCGAAGCTCCCCGCCAGATCTGGCAGGGAACCGCCGGCAGCCCCACCGTGACCCAAGTCGCGGCCGCCGGGGAGCAAACCGTCTGGATCGCTTCCAACGGGCTTGAATGCGGGACGGACGATCTGGGGAGATTCAAAGCGGGCGATCATGTTTTCAACGGTCCTTACAGCCGCGTCGCCAAGCTTCCGGGCGGGGGGCTTGGCGCGTTCGCCGATAGTGCTCTAAAGCCCTTTTTCCTCGATTCGTCCGACTCCACTTGGAAAGAAAACGGCACCCTCAAGTCGGCTGTGGACTTCTCGTCGGAAGGGCGGTTTGCCCTCCAGCCTTCCTGGAATGTCTGGCTCAGCGACTTCGATATCCGCCCGGGACATGAGATGGCTCCCGGTTTGCCCGGGGCTTGGCGGGGAATGGGGGTCCGGTTTGCCGATACCACCCGCCACGGGTGGACCTTGACCCTGAAGAGCGACGAAAACGCGCCTCTCGAGGCCATGCTTGGCGTGCCGCTCCGCCTCTCCACCGACACTCCTGCCAGCGGCCTGGACAGCCAGTCGGCCGCTGCCAGCGACGGGAGCCCATATTCCGCCGTGCTCCGTGCCGGGAACAAGGATGAGTTCTGGATCATGGTGCCCGCCGGCGGCTCCACCACCGTACGCGTCAAAAGTACTGCCAGCGCCGCCGTTCCCATTGTGATCGACCAGACCGGTGCTGTGACCACCGATCCCGCCTCGCTCACGAGCGCCGATCAAACGATCGCGCTCTCGGCCCCGGCCTCGGCGCATGGGCAGGAGTTCGCCCTCTCCTTGAAGATCGGTGCGGTCCCCTCCGCCTCCGTTCCCATCCGCGTCAAGGTGATGAAGCCCCGCGTGGTAAATGTTTCCGTCAGGCCCTTGAAGCGACCCAATTTCACGGAGACGAATCCGCCGAGCAACCTGCCGCCGCTTCCGACCGAACTGGAGATGGAAACCTATTTGAATGGCGTCTTCCAGTCTCAGGTCGGGGTGACTTTCAATGTCATCCCGAAGGACGAGAGCGAAATGGCTGCTGACCCCGGGCAGTCTCTCGATCCAGTAACCGTTCCCCAAACCACGTTAGACGCTATCGTCGCAGGGAAAACGGAGGGCCACATACAGATCTTCGTCACCGGAGGCTATGCCAGCTTGGGAACTCCCTCCCAAACCAACCCGTCCTTGGGGGGCTGGACTCCCGACGGCGGCGACGGCGGAGGAACCAAAATCTGGCTCCCCGTGAGGGCTCTGGTCGGCGGAGATGCCGCCGGTAAGGAACGATGGCTGAATAGCTTGGCCCATGAAACCGGGCATGTGTTCTGGGGGGAAGGTCACCCGAACGATAAAAGCAATCCCGGCATGGCAGCCCTGCCCGGCACCGATCTGACCCTTCGACTGATGTACACCTACCAAGGCAGCGGCGCTCCACCGAAGCTGATTGTCAAAGCGGAATGGGATGAGGCGGAGGGTTGGTTGGAGAGGAACGTGAGGGACGAGGAAGACTAA
- a CDS encoding arsenate reductase family protein — protein sequence MLTVYAYQGCDTCRKALKWLKEQGISHEVRAIRETPPSVAELKTAAKAFGGELRPLFNTAGGDYRELGLKDKLPTMSEAEAVALLSKNGNLVKRPFVIGGGVVLAGFKEEEWRQTLA from the coding sequence ATGTTGACCGTGTATGCCTACCAGGGCTGCGATACCTGCCGGAAGGCGCTCAAGTGGCTGAAGGAGCAGGGGATTTCCCACGAGGTGAGAGCGATCCGCGAGACGCCGCCGTCCGTCGCGGAGCTGAAAACCGCCGCGAAGGCCTTTGGTGGCGAGTTGCGGCCGCTGTTCAACACCGCCGGCGGGGATTACCGCGAGCTGGGTTTGAAGGACAAGCTGCCGACGATGAGCGAGGCCGAAGCGGTCGCGCTGCTCTCGAAGAACGGCAATCTGGTGAAGCGGCCTTTCGTTATCGGCGGGGGCGTCGTGCTCGCCGGATTCAAGGAGGAGGAGTGGCGGCAGACGCTGGCTTGA
- a CDS encoding VanZ family protein: MRRLTRQPWFWLAAFAIWFGTLWWLSSRVQHFPPGLDFRASDKLLHFGYFFGGAGLFSAFLFRRRPENPNWGLIFALTFLVCFMTGVSDEWHQTKVPGRSGNDPADLAADMLGAMCGALVFRKVHRVLK; this comes from the coding sequence ATGCGCCGCCTGACTCGCCAGCCTTGGTTCTGGCTCGCCGCGTTCGCGATCTGGTTCGGCACGCTGTGGTGGCTCTCCTCACGGGTGCAGCACTTCCCGCCGGGCCTCGATTTCCGGGCCAGCGACAAGCTCCTCCACTTCGGCTACTTCTTCGGCGGCGCGGGCCTGTTCTCCGCCTTCCTGTTTCGGCGTCGTCCGGAGAATCCGAACTGGGGCCTCATCTTTGCCCTCACCTTCCTCGTCTGCTTCATGACTGGCGTGTCGGACGAGTGGCACCAGACGAAAGTCCCCGGCCGCAGCGGCAACGATCCCGCCGATCTTGCGGCCGATATGTTAGGCGCCATGTGCGGCGCGCTGGTCTTCCGCAAGGTCCACCGGGTCCTGAAGTGA
- a CDS encoding autotransporter outer membrane beta-barrel domain-containing protein produces the protein MKTQAGRLLGVAVLAISAVTTSHVRAGEEVPDPCYPDNRNATSTALGRGTLGMAWASTRDVGSHLYRNRAGIRPGSRLVEEAVPVSPSAKGGMSAKGGAKMAAISVPVPNRWEIFGSVFYQTNDSDGDSYGYGGKKKKKDDKYDRYGVYQVGGNGGGVGGVGGIGGVPGFASATDSSLDVFGGSIGVEYHINRNWSIGLGLSAAQGDLDMGSAGSADIDSVSLIPYVSYYRPDTVGSADLWAGLMYAYGMHSYETRRYTGAGIATGEPDADTHTIEFNVGLNFGEDDFVHGPYAGMRYITGSVDSYTEVGPGATFFGEQDVDSLVSILGYQVSWKMRGGSGYWVPQLRVAWEHEFEDGNATAFGIPYAAADEDIGVVGAGIGYWWDSGWHLGVEYEGRFGSETEAHYGGLTAGKEF, from the coding sequence ATGAAGACGCAAGCCGGAAGGCTCCTTGGTGTCGCTGTGCTCGCCATTTCGGCAGTCACGACTTCCCACGTTCGCGCAGGCGAAGAAGTTCCTGATCCCTGCTATCCCGACAATCGCAACGCCACTTCAACGGCGCTTGGCAGAGGGACGCTCGGCATGGCTTGGGCATCCACTCGCGATGTTGGCAGCCACCTCTATCGGAATCGCGCCGGGATCCGTCCGGGCAGCCGCTTGGTCGAGGAGGCGGTACCCGTTTCGCCAAGCGCGAAGGGCGGGATGTCCGCCAAGGGTGGCGCGAAGATGGCCGCGATTTCCGTGCCCGTTCCCAACCGTTGGGAGATTTTCGGTTCGGTCTTTTACCAAACCAACGACAGCGACGGCGACAGCTACGGCTACGGCGGGAAGAAAAAGAAGAAGGACGACAAGTACGACAGATACGGTGTCTATCAGGTCGGCGGTAATGGTGGTGGTGTCGGCGGCGTTGGTGGAATCGGCGGGGTTCCCGGCTTTGCCTCTGCCACGGATAGCTCGCTGGATGTCTTCGGCGGCAGCATCGGCGTCGAATACCATATCAACCGCAACTGGAGCATCGGCCTCGGTCTCTCCGCTGCACAGGGCGATCTCGACATGGGATCTGCCGGCAGCGCCGACATCGACTCAGTTTCGCTCATTCCTTACGTTTCCTACTACCGCCCCGACACGGTCGGCTCCGCCGACCTGTGGGCCGGCCTGATGTATGCCTACGGCATGCATTCCTACGAGACCCGCCGCTACACCGGCGCGGGTATCGCGACCGGCGAACCGGACGCGGATACCCACACGATCGAGTTCAATGTCGGCTTGAACTTCGGCGAGGACGACTTCGTCCACGGCCCGTACGCGGGCATGCGCTACATCACCGGATCGGTGGACTCCTACACCGAGGTCGGTCCCGGCGCGACGTTCTTCGGCGAGCAGGATGTGGACTCGCTGGTTTCCATCCTCGGCTACCAGGTGTCCTGGAAGATGCGCGGTGGCAGCGGTTACTGGGTGCCGCAACTGCGCGTGGCTTGGGAGCATGAGTTTGAAGATGGCAATGCCACCGCCTTTGGCATCCCCTACGCCGCTGCTGATGAAGACATCGGCGTGGTCGGTGCCGGCATCGGCTACTGGTGGGACAGCGGTTGGCACCTCGGTGTCGAGTATGAAGGCCGCTTCGGAAGCGAGACCGAAGCCCACTACGGCGGTCTGACCGCCGGCAAGGAGTTCTAG